One part of the Aquila chrysaetos chrysaetos unplaced genomic scaffold, bAquChr1.4, whole genome shotgun sequence genome encodes these proteins:
- the LOC115337715 gene encoding cytochrome P450 2F3-like has product MGKRGAEERVREEAQHLIQQLYQTHGQPFDPTFLLSCAGSNIICWLVFGERFEYGDERFLALMGLINANWKLMSSTWGQLLFIFPNIMRFVPGPHQRIYANYLRLAEFVGERVRRNRQTLDPQNPRDFIDCFLLKMQQVPASSLACQTSPRGAKTSIGTGVRLGGALLPLPRQEKGNPDTHFTEDTLSKTTVNLFFAGTETVSSTLKYGLRILLRHPEVEARLHEEIDRVIGRHRSPCMEDRSRMPYVDAVIHEIQRFADIVPMGVPHTTTRDIQLRGYAIPKGMNVIPLLCTSQFDPSRFANPQTFDPGHFLDENGRFKRNDAFMAFSAGKRVCLGEGLAVMELFIFLTSILQHFQLKAEEDQATIDITPESSGLGNIPRPYRLSLIPR; this is encoded by the exons ATGGGCAAGCGCGGTGCTGAGGAGCGAGTCCGCGAGGAAGCCCAGCATCTGATCCAACAGCTCTATCAGACCCACG GGCAGCCCTTCGACCCCACTTTCCTGCTGAGCTGCGCTGGCTCCAACATCATCTGCTGGCTGGTTTTCGGGGAACGCTTCGAGTACGGGGACGAGCGGTTCCTCGCCCTCATGGGGCTCATCAATGCCAACTGGAAGCTGATGAGCTCAACTTGGGGGCAG CTGCTCTTCATCTTCCCCAACATCATGCGGTTTGTGCCGGGGCCGCACCAGCGGATCTACGCCAACTACCTGCGGCTGGCCGAATTTGTGGGGGAGCGGGTGCGGAGGAACCGGCAGACGTTGGACCCCCAAAATCCCCGGGATTTCATTGACTGCTTCCTCCTGAAGATGCAGCAGGTACCCGCCTCATCCCTGGCGTGCCAAACTTCCCCGCGGGGTGCCAAAACCAGCATCGGCACTGGCGTGCGACTAGGGGGggcccttctccccctccctcgGCAGGAGAAGGGGAACCCCGACACCCACTTCACCGAGGACACGCTCTCCAAGACCACCGTCAACCTTTTCTTTGCGGGGACCGAGACCGTCAGCTCCACCCTCAAATATGGGCTCCGGATCCTGCTCCGGCACCCCGAGGTGGAAG cccGGCTCCACGAGGAGATCGACCGCGTGATCGGCCGCCACCGCAGCCCCTGCATGGAGGACCGGAGCCGCATGCCCTACGTCGACGCCGTCATCCACGAGATCCAGCGTTTTGCTGACATCGTGCCCATGGGGGTGCCCCACACCACCACGCGGGACATCCAGCTCCGGGGCTACGCCATCCCCAAG GGCATGAACGTCATCCCGCTGCTCTGCACATCCCAGTTTGACCCCAGCCGGTTTGCCAACCCCCAGACCTTCGACCCCGGGCACTTTTTGGACGAGAACGGACGCTTCAAACGTAATGACGCCTTCATGGCCTTCTCCgcag GGAAGCGCGTGTGCTTGGGCGAAGGCCTGGCCGTGATGGagctcttcatcttcctcaccAGTATCCTCCAGCATTTCCAGCTGAAGGCGGAGGAGGACCAGGCCACCATCGACATCACCCCCGAATCCAGCGGGTTGGGGAACATCCCCCGACCCTATCGCCTCTCCCTCATCCCCCGTTGA
- the RAB4B gene encoding ras-related protein Rab-4B, translating to MSETYDFLFKFLVIGSAGTGKSCLLHQFIENKFKQDSNHTIGVEFGSKVVNVGGKTVKLQIWDTAGQERFRSVTRSYYRGAAGALLVYDITSRETYNALTNWLTDARTLASPNIVIILCGNKKDLDADREVTFLEASRFAQENELMFLETSALTGENVEEAFLKCARTILNKIESGELDPERMGSGIQYGDASLRQLRQPRGAQAQSRQQCSC from the exons ATGTCCGAGACCTACG ATTTCCTCTTCAAGTTCCTCGTGATAGGGAGTGCCGGCACAGGGAAGTCCTGCCTCCTCCATCAATTCATCGAAAACAAAT TCAAACAAGATTCGAACCACACAATCGGGGTGGAATTCGGCTCTAAGGTTGTTAACGTTGGCGGGAAGACGGTGAAGCTGCAGATCTGGGACACGGCTGGGCAGGAGAGGttcag gtCGGTGACTAGAAGCTACTACCGGGGTGCAGCTGGTGCACTGCTTGTGTACGATATCACCAG CCGGGAGACCTACAACGCGCTGACCAACTGGCTGACGGACGCTCGCACCCTCGCTAGCCCCAACATCGTCATCATCCTCTGCGGGAACAAGAAGGATTTGGATGCCGACCGGGAGGTGACGTTCCTGGAGGCTTCGCGCTTTGCCCAAGAGAACG AGCTCATGTTCCTGGAGACCAGCGCCCTGACGGGAGAGAACGTGGAAGAAGCCTTCTTAAAATGTGCGAGGACCATATTAAACAAAATTGAATCGG GTGAACTTGACCCGGAGAGGATGGGCTCAGGGATCCAGTACGGAGACGCCTCCCTTCGCCAGCTgcggcagccccggggagccCAGGCGCAGAGCCGGCAGCAGTGCAGTTGCTAA
- the SNRPA gene encoding LOW QUALITY PROTEIN: U1 small nuclear ribonucleoprotein A (The sequence of the model RefSeq protein was modified relative to this genomic sequence to represent the inferred CDS: deleted 1 base in 1 codon), translating to MAVQDPRPNHTIYINNLNEKIKKDELKKSLYAIFSQFGQILDILVSRSLKMRGQAFVIFKEISSATNALRSMQGFPFYDKPMQIQYAKTDSDIIAKMKGTFVERDRKREKRKPKNQDAPAAKKTAAGTGAAAAGGVQGTVPGMPPLNQAPRMMHHMAGQPPYMPPPGMIPPPPPGMTPGGIPPGAMPPQQVMPGQMPPAQPLSENPPNHILFLTNLPEETNELMLSMLFNQFPGFKEVRLVPGRHDIAFVEFDNEVQAGAARDALQGFKITQNNAMKISFAKK from the exons ATGGCAGTGCAGGATCCACGCCCCAACCACACCATCTACATCAACAACCTGAAtgagaagattaaaaaagatg agttGAAAAAATCCCTCTATGCGATTTTTTCGCAATTCGGTCAAATCCTGGATATCCTGGTGTCACGCAGTTTGAAGATGAGGGGTCAGGCCTTTGTCATCTTCAAGGAGATCAGCAGTGCCACCAACGCCCTGCGCTCCATGCAGGGCTTCCCCTTCTACGACAAACCCATG CAGATCCAGTATGCCAAGACGGATTCGGATATCATTGCCAAAATGAAAGGAACATTCGTTGAGCGTGACCGGAAAcgagaaaaaagaaaacccaaaaatCAAGACGcaccagcagcaaagaaaaccgCAGCCGGAACtggagcggcggcggcaggcggTGTTCAGGGAACCGTCCCG ggAATGCCGCCGTTGAACCAGGCTCCCCGTATGATGCACCATATGGCGGGGCAGCCCCCCTATATGCCCCCACCGGGgatgatccccccc cccccccccggcatgACTCCCGGTGGTATTCCCCCGGGGGCCATGCCCCCCCAGCAAGTGATGCCAGGCCAGATGCCCCCGGCGCAGCCG ttATCGGAGAACCCACCGAATCACATCCTCTTCCTCACCAACCTGCCTGAGGAGACCAACGAGCTGATGCTCTCCATGCTCTTCAACCA gttcCCTGGTTTTAAGGAGGTGCGGTTGGTACCGGGCCGGCATGACATCGCCTTCGTTGAGTTCGATAACGAGGTGCAGGCGGGGGCCGCCCGCGATGCCCTCCAGGGCTTCAAGATCACCCAGAACAACGCCATGAAGATCTCCTTCGCCAAAaagtga
- the CUNH19orf54 gene encoding LOW QUALITY PROTEIN: UPF0692 protein C19orf54 homolog (The sequence of the model RefSeq protein was modified relative to this genomic sequence to represent the inferred CDS: deleted 1 base in 1 codon), producing the protein MAQVPPPPPPPPPPGRAGSGPVLRDALERVGAALGEDGGVWELLWWCWESLSSPLKWLLFHRPAPPLIQDGPQCGLVALWMAASLLAPTHGVGLEELVGTARERGFTARGEMFSAADMAALAEELFPCRAELLSGGLEGSNRPRILRHLLGGLPLLVPYDEDSNHEPCCRRGHKAHWAVLTGVLLGIRSEALSPSYRQDPEIPNLFHPPSSWFKGDGTILGGGEELFGGDTHPIEGVLVLAQQGKSPRCQLWGFGGASRSNAQLKELSPHRENDGHRYVLPPGGLGVGLRGRVVLLHPRIEGGHTAPPLNKWGWLKERSGGTRLVLVVLF; encoded by the exons ATGGCCCAGgttccgccgccgccgccgcccccccccccgccgggccgggccgggtcggGTCCGGTCCTACGGGACGCGCTGGAGCGGGTGGGGGCCGCGCTGGGGGAGGACGGCGGTGTTTGGGAGCTGCTGTGGTGGtgctgggagag cctCAGCAGCCCCCTGAAATGGCTCCTTTTCCACCGCCCGGCGCCGCCCCTCATCCAAGATGGACCCCA gtgCGGGCTGGTGGCCCTATGGATGGCGGCGTCGCTGCTGGCCCCCACCCACGgcgtggggctggaggagctggtggggacGGCGCGGGAACGCGGCTTCACCGCCCGGGGCGAGATGTTCTCAG CGGCTGACATGGCGGCGCTGGCTGAGGAGCTTTTCCCTTGTCGCGCCGAGTTACTTTCGGGGGGTTTGGAAGGGTCCAACCGGCCTCGGATCTTGCGTCACCTCCTAGGGGGGCTCCCCCTCCTCGTGCC CTACGACGAGGACAGTAACCACGAACCTTGCTGCCGTCGCGGCCACAAAGCTCACTGGGCTGTGCTGACGg GTGTTTTGCTAGGCATCCGCAGCGAGGCGTTGAGCCCAAGCTACCGGCAAGATCCCGAAATCCCCAATCTCTTCCACCCCCCCTCGTCGTGGTTTAAGGGGGACGGAACGATATTGGGGGGGGGCGAAGAATTatttgggggggacacacacccgATAGAGGGGGTGTTGGTGTTGGCgcagcaggggaagagcccCCGTTGTCAactttgggggtttgggggggcttCACGG AGCAATGCGCAGCTGAAGGAGCTGAGCCCCCACCGGGAGAACGACGGCCACCGTTACGTCCTCCccccgggggggctgggggtcgGCCTGAGGGGGAGGGTCGTGCTGCTGCACCCCCGAATAGAGGGGGGGcacacagccccccccctcaATAAATGGGGCTGGTTGAAGGAAAGGTCTGGGGGGACACGACTGGTGTTGGTTGTGCTGTTTTGA
- the COQ8B gene encoding LOW QUALITY PROTEIN: atypical kinase COQ8B, mitochondrial (The sequence of the model RefSeq protein was modified relative to this genomic sequence to represent the inferred CDS: inserted 2 bases in 1 codon; deleted 2 bases in 1 codon), whose protein sequence is MRPKTPPVTLRGLHRDGALRGLTAEEARRAREARGRPDHPPGEGESVSECVCGGGGGGGKHGLGGPPGPAQRESESERVPVSLPRTAGQLRRTGSGSRRGGPGPGSAGKAERRGQAPGVTTGSPLDSSPLLSEANAERIVATLCRVRGAALKLGQMLSIQDASFLSPQLQRIFERVRQSADFMPRWQTTQVLAEELGPGWREKMSAFEEMPFAAASIGQVHLGVLRDGTEVAVKIQVSPGMGGGLGTQSIHSDIDNLLSLLKMSVVLPEGLFADKSLEVLQRELEWECDYRREADCARTFRELLRDDPFFSVPRVVDELMXVLSMELGSGVPLDRCRNLPQDLRDQICANLLRLCLRELFEFRFMQTDPNWANFLYDADRHRVTLLDFGASRSFDKEFTDHYIEVIQAVADSNRAKVLQKSRDLKFLTGFETKAWGGVSDEQAAAEPASEEAGLRAGGGAAAPVAGGRGGRAAREVQLSRAVPGTRGGGRVAGDARLRGGREEAQSERPESGEIGAVGVGGRAPCGGR, encoded by the exons ATGCGCCCCAAAACCCCTCCCGTCACCCTGCGGGGGCTGCACCGGGACGGGGCCTTACGGGGCCTCACGGCTGAGGAGGCCCGGCGGGCGCGGGAGGCCCGGGGCCGCCCGGACCATCCCCCCGGAGAAGGTGAGTCAgtgagtgagtgtgtgtgtggggggggggggggggggggaaaacaCGGCCTCGGGGGACCCCCGGGACCGGCCCAGAGAGAGAGCgagagcgagc GGGTGCCCGTTTCCCTGCCTCGGACGGCTGGCCAGCTTCGGag gactgGCAGTGGGTCTCGGCGTGGGGGCCCTGGCCCAGGCAGCGCGGGCAAGGCTGAGCGGCGAGGGCAGGCCCCAGGGGTGA CTACCGGCTCCCCGCTGGACTCCAGCCCCCTCCTCTCGGAAGCCAACGCCGAGCGGATTGTGGCCACGCTCTGCCGGGTGCGGGGGGCTGCCCTTAAGCTGGGGCAGATGCTCAGCATCCAAG ACGCCAGCTTCCTCAGCCCGCAGCTGCAGCGGATCTTCGAGCGCGTCCGGCAAAGCGCTGACTTCATGCCGCGCTGGCAGACCACC CAAGTGCTGGCGGAGGAGCTGGGCCCCGGCTGGCGGGAGAAAATGTCGGCTTTTGAGGAGATGCCTTTCGCTGCTGCCTCCATCGGCCAGGTGCATCTTGGGGTGCTGCGGGACGGCACCGAAGTGGCCGTGAAGATCCAGGTGAGccctgggatg gggggggggctgggcaCCCAGAGCATCCACAGTGACATTGACAACCTCCTCTCTTTGCTCAAGATGAGCGTGGTGCTGCCGGAGG gtCTCTTTGCTGATAAATCCCTGGAGGTCTTGCAGAGAGAGCTGGAGTGGGAATGTGACTACCGCCGGGAAGCTGATTGCGCCCGCACCTTCAG gGAACTTCTACGGGACGACCCCTTTTTCTCGGTGCCGCGGGTCGTGGATGAGCTGAT TGTCCTTTCCATGGAGCTGGGGAGCGGCGTCCCCCTCGACCGGTGCCGGAATCTCCCCCAGGACCTGCGAGACCAG atcTGCGCCAACCTCCTGCGCCTTTGCTTGCGGGAACTTTTTGAATTTCGCTTCATGCAGACGGATCCAAACTGGGCAAATTTTCTTTACGATGCTGACCGGCACAGG GTGACTCTGTTGGATTTTGGGGCTAGCCGCTCTTTCGACAAGGAGTTCACGGATCACTATATAGAG gtgATCCAGGCTGTGGCTGACAGCAACCGGGCCAAGGTGCTGCAGAAATCCCGAGACCTCAAATTCCTGACGGGCTTCGAAACCAAG GCCTGGGGGGGGGTCAGCGATGAACAAGCTGCGGCAGAGCCTGCGTCGGAAGAAGCCGGCCTACGTGCCGGAGGCGGCGCGGCCGCACCAGTGGCAGGCGGACGAGGAGGCCGTGCGGCGCGGGAAGTGCAGCTTTCCCGTGCGG TACCTGGGACACGCGGAGGTGGACGAGTCGCGGGGGATGCACGTCTGCGAGGAGGCCGTGAAGAAGCTCAAAGCG AGCGGCCGGAAAGCGGTGAAATCGGTGCTGTGGGTGTCGGCGGACGGGCTCCGTGTGGTGGACGATAA